The following proteins are encoded in a genomic region of Catharus ustulatus isolate bCatUst1 chromosome 4, bCatUst1.pri.v2, whole genome shotgun sequence:
- the LOC116995010 gene encoding zinc finger CCCH-type antiviral protein 1-like isoform X15 — MCDPAVCSFLTQTLCAHGGRLQLSELQENVGLSELQLEKTLSAAGPRRFLKVGSGPVVLAVTDVRVCVRKVCVGCERLHLCKLHLMGRCNQGPSFCKYSHDIMNAENKKVLKKHDLSGLSEDELQVLLLQNDPFFLPDTCRFYNTKGSRCMQQNCSKLHVCRHFLQGTCKFPQCIMSHNLLDDHAMRVLEAGGIDGKIASNFQAIYDFKHVEFNKGQKKGYVHNYRPRNEYWKRPTTPRIKEVKTTLETVQCMTDVPPSESPRSTVTIQSHDQLPTGARDKEKEKDKGPSSTVPAQADLLKSQDQLPTGAGDKEKDKGKKDSSSDDASKDNKKINCDEICLFYVWKYCKNKDKCKSVHYHLPYKWEIHDGLLSWHELGMMEEVEKAYCDPKNSSLPSRNINFQTMTCCSSLIRRLSTPSSVTRPTFLLTTQWIWYWKNNQDEWVEYGEEEEGNSMTSPSSAVIENLYQADPCAVVPFQAGQHQYELNFKEMTQTNITFKTRRQVCRRPKFVSSEDVQKIKTGSQRDSSIPGHWDTSALPDLGYKAVVISNATPEYNEIKQLFHRTMKNYSILKIQRIQNPSLWKVFQWQKEKMKRENGGKEVQEKLLFHGTDNTSMKTICAQNFDWRICGSNGTNYGKGSYFARDACYSHAYCQATLQGHLMFVARVLVGDYVKGNADYVRPPKKSADKLWFYDSCVDDELNPSVFVIFEKHQIYPEYIVEYKEERIREQQEETVIMYKAEAIRQQKEAEIRMCREDGKRERKEERNKCVIS; from the exons ATGTGCGATCCGGCCGTGTGCAGTTTCCTCACCCAGACCCTGTGCGCCCATGGCGGGCGGCTGCAGCTGTCGGAGCTGCAGGAGAACGTCGGGCTGTcggagctgcagctggagaagacGCTGTCGGCGGCGGGCCCCCGGCGGTTCCTGAAGGTGGGGAGCGGCCCGGTGGTCCTGGCCGTGACCGACGTGCGGGTCTGTGTCCGCAAGGTCTGCGTCGGCTGCGAGCGGCTGCACCTCTGCAAGCTGCACCTCATGGGCAGGTGCAACCAGGGCCCCAG CTTTTGTAAGTACTCGCATGACATTATGAATGCGGAGAACAAAAAAGTTCTAAAAAAACATGATTTGTCTGGCCTCAGTGAGGATGAGCTGCAAGTCCTACTTCTCCAAAATGATCCATTCTTCCTCCCTGAT ACCTGCAGGTTTTACAACACAAAAGGTAGTCGCTGTatgcagcagaactgcagcaagCTTCATGTTTGTCGGCACTTTCTCCAGGGGACATGTAAATTTCCTCAATGCATAATGTCCCATAACCTCTTGGATGACCATGCAATGAGAGTGTTGGAAGCAGGAGGCATTGATGGGAAGATAGCTTCAAACTTCCAGGCTATATATGATTTCAAGCATGTCGAATTCAACAAGGGACAGAAGAAGGGTTATG TACACAACTACAGACCAAGAAATGAATATTGGAAAAGACCAACAACTCCAAGGATTAAGGAAGTGAAGACAACTTTGGAAACAGTGCAGTGCATGACGGATGTACCGCCTTCAGAAA GTCCCCGTAGCACCGTAACTATTCAGAGCCATGACCAGTTGCCAACAGGAGCaagagataaagaaaaagaaaaagataaag GTCCCAGTAGCACCGTACCTGCTCAAGCAGACCTGCTCAAGAGCCAAGACCAGTTGCCAACAGGAGCAGGAgataaagaaaaagataaag GTAAAAAGGACAGTTCCTCTGATGACGCTTCAAAggacaacaaaaaaatcaactgtGATGAGatctgtttgttttatgtctGGAAGTACTGCAAAAACAAGG ATAAATGCAAATCTGTTCATTACCATTTGCCGTATAAATGGGAGATTCATGATGGGTTGTTGTCCTGGCATGAACTTGGCATGATGGAGGAAGTTGAAAAGGCCTATTGTGACCCAAAGAACAGCAG CTTGCCAAGTAGGAACATTAATTTCCAGACAATGACCTGCTGTTCTTCTTTGATTCGACGCCTCTCTACACCATCATCGGTCACAAGACCCACATTCCTACTGACCACACAGTGGATTTGGTACTGGAAGAATAACCAAGACGAGTGGGTTGAATATGGAGAAGAG GAAGAAGGGAACAGCATGACCTCACCATCTTCTGCTGTTATTGAGAATTTGTATCAGGCAGATCCATGTGCCGTTGTACCTTTCCAGGCTGGCCAACATCAATACGAACTCAATTTTAAAG aaATGACTCAGACAAACATTACTTTCAAGACTCGAAGACAGGTCTGCAGGCGACCAAAATTTGTGTCTTCTGAAGATGTGCAGAAGATAAAGACAGG CAGCCAGAGGGATTCTTCTATTCCTGGTCACTGGGATACATCTGCACTGCCTGACTTGGGATACAAG GCAGTGGTGATCAGCAATGCAACACCTGAATACAATGAAATAAAGCAGCTGTTTCATCGGACTATGAAAAATTACAGCATCCTTAAAATACAGAGGATTCAGAATCCATCCCTCTGGAAGGTGTTTCAGTG GcaaaaagagaagatgaaaagggaaaatggaggaaaggAAGTCCAGGAAAAACTCCTGTTCCACGGAACTGACAACACCTCCATGAAAACAATCTGCGCTCAGAACTTTGACTGGAGAATTTGTGGAAGCAATGGAACTAACTATGGGAAGG GAAGTTACTTTGCTAGAGATGCTTGCTATTCCCACGCCTACTGTCAGGCTACGCTGCAGGGACACTTGATGTTTGTGGCTCGTGTTCTGGTTGGAGACTACGTTAAAGGCAACGCCGACTATGTTCGTCCCCCAAAGAAAAGTGCTGACAAGCTCTGGTTTTATGACAGCTGTGTGGATGATGAGTTAAATCCTTCTGTTTTTGTTATCTTTGAAAAACACCAGATTTACCCAGAGTACATAGTAGAGTATAAAGAGGAGAGAAtaagagagcagcaggaggagacaGTAATAATGTATAAAGCAGAGGCAATAAGACAGCagaaagaggcagaaataaGAATGTGTAGAGAGGATGGAAAAAGAGAGCGTaaagaggagagaaataaatgtgttaTATCTTAG
- the LOC116995010 gene encoding zinc finger CCCH-type antiviral protein 1-like isoform X16, whose protein sequence is MCDPAVCSFLTQTLCAHGGRLQLSELQENVGLSELQLEKTLSAAGPRRFLKVGSGPVVLAVTDVRVCVRKVCVGCERLHLCKLHLMGRCNQGPSFCKYSHDIMNAENKKVLKKHDLSGLSEDELQVLLLQNDPFFLPDTCRFYNTKGSRCMQQNCSKLHVCRHFLQGTCKFPQCIMSHNLLDDHAMRVLEAGGIDGKIASNFQAIYDFKHVEFNKGQKKGYVHNYRPRNEYWKRPTTPRIKEVKTTLETVQCMTDVPPSESPRSTVTIQSHDQLPTGARDKEKEKDKGKKDSSSDDASKDNKKINCDEICLFYVWKYCKNKDKCKSVHYHLPYKWEIHDGLLSWHELGMMEEVEKAYCDPKNSSLPSRNINFQTMTCCSSLIRRLSTPSSVTRPTFLLTTQWIWYWKNNQDEWVEYGEEEEGNSMTSPSSAVIENLYQADPCAVVPFQAGQHQYELNFKEMTQTNITFKTRRQVCRRPKFVSSEDVQKIKTGSQRDSSIPGHWDTSALPDLGYKAVVISNATPEYNEIKQLFHRTMKNYSILKIQRIQNPSLWKVFQWQKEKMKRENGGKEVQEKLLFHGTDNTSMKTICAQNFDWRICGSNGTNYGKGSYFARDACYSHAYCQATLQGHLMFVARVLVGDYVKGNADYVRPPKKSADKLWFYDSCVDDELNPSVFVIFEKHQIYPEYIVEYKEERIREQQEETVIMYKAEAIRQQKEAEIRMCREDGKRERKEERNKCVIS, encoded by the exons ATGTGCGATCCGGCCGTGTGCAGTTTCCTCACCCAGACCCTGTGCGCCCATGGCGGGCGGCTGCAGCTGTCGGAGCTGCAGGAGAACGTCGGGCTGTcggagctgcagctggagaagacGCTGTCGGCGGCGGGCCCCCGGCGGTTCCTGAAGGTGGGGAGCGGCCCGGTGGTCCTGGCCGTGACCGACGTGCGGGTCTGTGTCCGCAAGGTCTGCGTCGGCTGCGAGCGGCTGCACCTCTGCAAGCTGCACCTCATGGGCAGGTGCAACCAGGGCCCCAG CTTTTGTAAGTACTCGCATGACATTATGAATGCGGAGAACAAAAAAGTTCTAAAAAAACATGATTTGTCTGGCCTCAGTGAGGATGAGCTGCAAGTCCTACTTCTCCAAAATGATCCATTCTTCCTCCCTGAT ACCTGCAGGTTTTACAACACAAAAGGTAGTCGCTGTatgcagcagaactgcagcaagCTTCATGTTTGTCGGCACTTTCTCCAGGGGACATGTAAATTTCCTCAATGCATAATGTCCCATAACCTCTTGGATGACCATGCAATGAGAGTGTTGGAAGCAGGAGGCATTGATGGGAAGATAGCTTCAAACTTCCAGGCTATATATGATTTCAAGCATGTCGAATTCAACAAGGGACAGAAGAAGGGTTATG TACACAACTACAGACCAAGAAATGAATATTGGAAAAGACCAACAACTCCAAGGATTAAGGAAGTGAAGACAACTTTGGAAACAGTGCAGTGCATGACGGATGTACCGCCTTCAGAAA GTCCCCGTAGCACCGTAACTATTCAGAGCCATGACCAGTTGCCAACAGGAGCaagagataaagaaaaagaaaaagataaag GTAAAAAGGACAGTTCCTCTGATGACGCTTCAAAggacaacaaaaaaatcaactgtGATGAGatctgtttgttttatgtctGGAAGTACTGCAAAAACAAGG ATAAATGCAAATCTGTTCATTACCATTTGCCGTATAAATGGGAGATTCATGATGGGTTGTTGTCCTGGCATGAACTTGGCATGATGGAGGAAGTTGAAAAGGCCTATTGTGACCCAAAGAACAGCAG CTTGCCAAGTAGGAACATTAATTTCCAGACAATGACCTGCTGTTCTTCTTTGATTCGACGCCTCTCTACACCATCATCGGTCACAAGACCCACATTCCTACTGACCACACAGTGGATTTGGTACTGGAAGAATAACCAAGACGAGTGGGTTGAATATGGAGAAGAG GAAGAAGGGAACAGCATGACCTCACCATCTTCTGCTGTTATTGAGAATTTGTATCAGGCAGATCCATGTGCCGTTGTACCTTTCCAGGCTGGCCAACATCAATACGAACTCAATTTTAAAG aaATGACTCAGACAAACATTACTTTCAAGACTCGAAGACAGGTCTGCAGGCGACCAAAATTTGTGTCTTCTGAAGATGTGCAGAAGATAAAGACAGG CAGCCAGAGGGATTCTTCTATTCCTGGTCACTGGGATACATCTGCACTGCCTGACTTGGGATACAAG GCAGTGGTGATCAGCAATGCAACACCTGAATACAATGAAATAAAGCAGCTGTTTCATCGGACTATGAAAAATTACAGCATCCTTAAAATACAGAGGATTCAGAATCCATCCCTCTGGAAGGTGTTTCAGTG GcaaaaagagaagatgaaaagggaaaatggaggaaaggAAGTCCAGGAAAAACTCCTGTTCCACGGAACTGACAACACCTCCATGAAAACAATCTGCGCTCAGAACTTTGACTGGAGAATTTGTGGAAGCAATGGAACTAACTATGGGAAGG GAAGTTACTTTGCTAGAGATGCTTGCTATTCCCACGCCTACTGTCAGGCTACGCTGCAGGGACACTTGATGTTTGTGGCTCGTGTTCTGGTTGGAGACTACGTTAAAGGCAACGCCGACTATGTTCGTCCCCCAAAGAAAAGTGCTGACAAGCTCTGGTTTTATGACAGCTGTGTGGATGATGAGTTAAATCCTTCTGTTTTTGTTATCTTTGAAAAACACCAGATTTACCCAGAGTACATAGTAGAGTATAAAGAGGAGAGAAtaagagagcagcaggaggagacaGTAATAATGTATAAAGCAGAGGCAATAAGACAGCagaaagaggcagaaataaGAATGTGTAGAGAGGATGGAAAAAGAGAGCGTaaagaggagagaaataaatgtgttaTATCTTAG
- the LOC116995010 gene encoding protein mono-ADP-ribosyltransferase PARP12-like isoform X11, whose translation MCDPAVCSFLTQTLCAHGGRLQLSELQENVGLSELQLEKTLSAAGPRRFLKVGSGPVVLAVTDVRVCVRKVCVGCERLHLCKLHLMGRCNQGPSFCKYSHDIMNAENKKVLKKHDLSGLSEDELQVLLLQNDPFFLPDTCRFYNTKGSRCMQQNCSKLHVCRHFLQGTCKFPQCIMSHNLLDDHAMRVLEAGGIDGKIASNFQAIYDFKHVEFNKGQKKGYVHNYRPRNEYWKRPTTPRIKEVKTTLETVQCMTDVPPSESPRSTVTIQSHDQLPTGARDKEKEKDKGPRSTVPAQADLLKSQDQLPTGTGDKDKGPCSTVTTQSQDQLPTGARDKEKDKGPSSTVPAQADLLKSQDQLPTGAGDKEKDKGKKDSSSDDASKDNKKINCDEICLFYVWKYCKNKDKCKSVHYHLPYKWEIHDGLLSWHELGMMEEVEKAYCDPKNSSLPSRNINFQTMTCCSSLIRRLSTPSSVTRPTFLLTTQWIWYWKNNQDEWVEYGEEEEGNSMTSPSSAVIENLYQADPCAVVPFQAGQHQYELNFKEMTQTNITFKTRRQVCRRPKFVSSEDVQKIKTGSQRDSSIPGHWDTSALPDLGYKAVVISNATPEYNEIKQLFHRTMKNYSILKIQRIQNPSLWKVFQWQKEKMKRENGGKEVQEKLLFHGTDNTSMKTICAQNFDWRICGSNGTNYGKGSYFARDACYSHAYCQATLQGHLMFVARVLVGDYVKGNADYVRPPKKSADKLWFYDSCVDDELNPSVFVIFEKHQIYPEYIVEYKEERIREQQEETVIMYKAEAIRQQKEAEIRMCREDGKRERKEERNKCVIS comes from the exons ATGTGCGATCCGGCCGTGTGCAGTTTCCTCACCCAGACCCTGTGCGCCCATGGCGGGCGGCTGCAGCTGTCGGAGCTGCAGGAGAACGTCGGGCTGTcggagctgcagctggagaagacGCTGTCGGCGGCGGGCCCCCGGCGGTTCCTGAAGGTGGGGAGCGGCCCGGTGGTCCTGGCCGTGACCGACGTGCGGGTCTGTGTCCGCAAGGTCTGCGTCGGCTGCGAGCGGCTGCACCTCTGCAAGCTGCACCTCATGGGCAGGTGCAACCAGGGCCCCAG CTTTTGTAAGTACTCGCATGACATTATGAATGCGGAGAACAAAAAAGTTCTAAAAAAACATGATTTGTCTGGCCTCAGTGAGGATGAGCTGCAAGTCCTACTTCTCCAAAATGATCCATTCTTCCTCCCTGAT ACCTGCAGGTTTTACAACACAAAAGGTAGTCGCTGTatgcagcagaactgcagcaagCTTCATGTTTGTCGGCACTTTCTCCAGGGGACATGTAAATTTCCTCAATGCATAATGTCCCATAACCTCTTGGATGACCATGCAATGAGAGTGTTGGAAGCAGGAGGCATTGATGGGAAGATAGCTTCAAACTTCCAGGCTATATATGATTTCAAGCATGTCGAATTCAACAAGGGACAGAAGAAGGGTTATG TACACAACTACAGACCAAGAAATGAATATTGGAAAAGACCAACAACTCCAAGGATTAAGGAAGTGAAGACAACTTTGGAAACAGTGCAGTGCATGACGGATGTACCGCCTTCAGAAA GTCCCCGTAGCACCGTAACTATTCAGAGCCATGACCAGTTGCCAACAGGAGCaagagataaagaaaaagaaaaagataaag GTCCCCGTAGCACCGTACCTGCTCAAGCAGACCTGCTCAAGAGCCAAGACCAGTTGCCAACAGGAACAGGAGATAAAGATAAAG GTCCCTGTAGCACCGTAACTACTCAGAGCCAAGACCAGTTGCCAACAGGAGCaagagataaagaaaaagataaag GTCCCAGTAGCACCGTACCTGCTCAAGCAGACCTGCTCAAGAGCCAAGACCAGTTGCCAACAGGAGCAGGAgataaagaaaaagataaag GTAAAAAGGACAGTTCCTCTGATGACGCTTCAAAggacaacaaaaaaatcaactgtGATGAGatctgtttgttttatgtctGGAAGTACTGCAAAAACAAGG ATAAATGCAAATCTGTTCATTACCATTTGCCGTATAAATGGGAGATTCATGATGGGTTGTTGTCCTGGCATGAACTTGGCATGATGGAGGAAGTTGAAAAGGCCTATTGTGACCCAAAGAACAGCAG CTTGCCAAGTAGGAACATTAATTTCCAGACAATGACCTGCTGTTCTTCTTTGATTCGACGCCTCTCTACACCATCATCGGTCACAAGACCCACATTCCTACTGACCACACAGTGGATTTGGTACTGGAAGAATAACCAAGACGAGTGGGTTGAATATGGAGAAGAG GAAGAAGGGAACAGCATGACCTCACCATCTTCTGCTGTTATTGAGAATTTGTATCAGGCAGATCCATGTGCCGTTGTACCTTTCCAGGCTGGCCAACATCAATACGAACTCAATTTTAAAG aaATGACTCAGACAAACATTACTTTCAAGACTCGAAGACAGGTCTGCAGGCGACCAAAATTTGTGTCTTCTGAAGATGTGCAGAAGATAAAGACAGG CAGCCAGAGGGATTCTTCTATTCCTGGTCACTGGGATACATCTGCACTGCCTGACTTGGGATACAAG GCAGTGGTGATCAGCAATGCAACACCTGAATACAATGAAATAAAGCAGCTGTTTCATCGGACTATGAAAAATTACAGCATCCTTAAAATACAGAGGATTCAGAATCCATCCCTCTGGAAGGTGTTTCAGTG GcaaaaagagaagatgaaaagggaaaatggaggaaaggAAGTCCAGGAAAAACTCCTGTTCCACGGAACTGACAACACCTCCATGAAAACAATCTGCGCTCAGAACTTTGACTGGAGAATTTGTGGAAGCAATGGAACTAACTATGGGAAGG GAAGTTACTTTGCTAGAGATGCTTGCTATTCCCACGCCTACTGTCAGGCTACGCTGCAGGGACACTTGATGTTTGTGGCTCGTGTTCTGGTTGGAGACTACGTTAAAGGCAACGCCGACTATGTTCGTCCCCCAAAGAAAAGTGCTGACAAGCTCTGGTTTTATGACAGCTGTGTGGATGATGAGTTAAATCCTTCTGTTTTTGTTATCTTTGAAAAACACCAGATTTACCCAGAGTACATAGTAGAGTATAAAGAGGAGAGAAtaagagagcagcaggaggagacaGTAATAATGTATAAAGCAGAGGCAATAAGACAGCagaaagaggcagaaataaGAATGTGTAGAGAGGATGGAAAAAGAGAGCGTaaagaggagagaaataaatgtgttaTATCTTAG
- the LOC116995010 gene encoding protein mono-ADP-ribosyltransferase PARP12-like isoform X14 gives MCDPAVCSFLTQTLCAHGGRLQLSELQENVGLSELQLEKTLSAAGPRRFLKVGSGPVVLAVTDVRVCVRKVCVGCERLHLCKLHLMGRCNQGPSFCKYSHDIMNAENKKVLKKHDLSGLSEDELQVLLLQNDPFFLPDTCRFYNTKGSRCMQQNCSKLHVCRHFLQGTCKFPQCIMSHNLLDDHAMRVLEAGGIDGKIASNFQAIYDFKHVEFNKGQKKGYVHNYRPRNEYWKRPTTPRIKEVKTTLETVQCMTDVPPSESPRSTVPAQADLLKSQDQLPTGTGDKDKGPSSTVPAQADLLKSQDQLPTGAGDKEKDKGKKDSSSDDASKDNKKINCDEICLFYVWKYCKNKDKCKSVHYHLPYKWEIHDGLLSWHELGMMEEVEKAYCDPKNSSLPSRNINFQTMTCCSSLIRRLSTPSSVTRPTFLLTTQWIWYWKNNQDEWVEYGEEEEGNSMTSPSSAVIENLYQADPCAVVPFQAGQHQYELNFKEMTQTNITFKTRRQVCRRPKFVSSEDVQKIKTGSQRDSSIPGHWDTSALPDLGYKAVVISNATPEYNEIKQLFHRTMKNYSILKIQRIQNPSLWKVFQWQKEKMKRENGGKEVQEKLLFHGTDNTSMKTICAQNFDWRICGSNGTNYGKGSYFARDACYSHAYCQATLQGHLMFVARVLVGDYVKGNADYVRPPKKSADKLWFYDSCVDDELNPSVFVIFEKHQIYPEYIVEYKEERIREQQEETVIMYKAEAIRQQKEAEIRMCREDGKRERKEERNKCVIS, from the exons ATGTGCGATCCGGCCGTGTGCAGTTTCCTCACCCAGACCCTGTGCGCCCATGGCGGGCGGCTGCAGCTGTCGGAGCTGCAGGAGAACGTCGGGCTGTcggagctgcagctggagaagacGCTGTCGGCGGCGGGCCCCCGGCGGTTCCTGAAGGTGGGGAGCGGCCCGGTGGTCCTGGCCGTGACCGACGTGCGGGTCTGTGTCCGCAAGGTCTGCGTCGGCTGCGAGCGGCTGCACCTCTGCAAGCTGCACCTCATGGGCAGGTGCAACCAGGGCCCCAG CTTTTGTAAGTACTCGCATGACATTATGAATGCGGAGAACAAAAAAGTTCTAAAAAAACATGATTTGTCTGGCCTCAGTGAGGATGAGCTGCAAGTCCTACTTCTCCAAAATGATCCATTCTTCCTCCCTGAT ACCTGCAGGTTTTACAACACAAAAGGTAGTCGCTGTatgcagcagaactgcagcaagCTTCATGTTTGTCGGCACTTTCTCCAGGGGACATGTAAATTTCCTCAATGCATAATGTCCCATAACCTCTTGGATGACCATGCAATGAGAGTGTTGGAAGCAGGAGGCATTGATGGGAAGATAGCTTCAAACTTCCAGGCTATATATGATTTCAAGCATGTCGAATTCAACAAGGGACAGAAGAAGGGTTATG TACACAACTACAGACCAAGAAATGAATATTGGAAAAGACCAACAACTCCAAGGATTAAGGAAGTGAAGACAACTTTGGAAACAGTGCAGTGCATGACGGATGTACCGCCTTCAGAAA GTCCCCGTAGCACCGTACCTGCTCAAGCAGACCTGCTCAAGAGCCAAGACCAGTTGCCAACAGGAACAGGAGATAAAGATAAAG GTCCCAGTAGCACCGTACCTGCTCAAGCAGACCTGCTCAAGAGCCAAGACCAGTTGCCAACAGGAGCAGGAgataaagaaaaagataaag GTAAAAAGGACAGTTCCTCTGATGACGCTTCAAAggacaacaaaaaaatcaactgtGATGAGatctgtttgttttatgtctGGAAGTACTGCAAAAACAAGG ATAAATGCAAATCTGTTCATTACCATTTGCCGTATAAATGGGAGATTCATGATGGGTTGTTGTCCTGGCATGAACTTGGCATGATGGAGGAAGTTGAAAAGGCCTATTGTGACCCAAAGAACAGCAG CTTGCCAAGTAGGAACATTAATTTCCAGACAATGACCTGCTGTTCTTCTTTGATTCGACGCCTCTCTACACCATCATCGGTCACAAGACCCACATTCCTACTGACCACACAGTGGATTTGGTACTGGAAGAATAACCAAGACGAGTGGGTTGAATATGGAGAAGAG GAAGAAGGGAACAGCATGACCTCACCATCTTCTGCTGTTATTGAGAATTTGTATCAGGCAGATCCATGTGCCGTTGTACCTTTCCAGGCTGGCCAACATCAATACGAACTCAATTTTAAAG aaATGACTCAGACAAACATTACTTTCAAGACTCGAAGACAGGTCTGCAGGCGACCAAAATTTGTGTCTTCTGAAGATGTGCAGAAGATAAAGACAGG CAGCCAGAGGGATTCTTCTATTCCTGGTCACTGGGATACATCTGCACTGCCTGACTTGGGATACAAG GCAGTGGTGATCAGCAATGCAACACCTGAATACAATGAAATAAAGCAGCTGTTTCATCGGACTATGAAAAATTACAGCATCCTTAAAATACAGAGGATTCAGAATCCATCCCTCTGGAAGGTGTTTCAGTG GcaaaaagagaagatgaaaagggaaaatggaggaaaggAAGTCCAGGAAAAACTCCTGTTCCACGGAACTGACAACACCTCCATGAAAACAATCTGCGCTCAGAACTTTGACTGGAGAATTTGTGGAAGCAATGGAACTAACTATGGGAAGG GAAGTTACTTTGCTAGAGATGCTTGCTATTCCCACGCCTACTGTCAGGCTACGCTGCAGGGACACTTGATGTTTGTGGCTCGTGTTCTGGTTGGAGACTACGTTAAAGGCAACGCCGACTATGTTCGTCCCCCAAAGAAAAGTGCTGACAAGCTCTGGTTTTATGACAGCTGTGTGGATGATGAGTTAAATCCTTCTGTTTTTGTTATCTTTGAAAAACACCAGATTTACCCAGAGTACATAGTAGAGTATAAAGAGGAGAGAAtaagagagcagcaggaggagacaGTAATAATGTATAAAGCAGAGGCAATAAGACAGCagaaagaggcagaaataaGAATGTGTAGAGAGGATGGAAAAAGAGAGCGTaaagaggagagaaataaatgtgttaTATCTTAG